A window of Bacillota bacterium genomic DNA:
TTAAGAAGTAAGGTCATTCAAGCCGTTCGCCGCTTTCTCGACGACCGCGGGTTCCTGGAGGTGGAGACCCCCATGATGCAGACGATCGCCGGCGGCGCGGCGGCAAGGCCCTTTATCACCCACCACAACGCCCTTGACCTGAAGCTTTATCTGAGAATCGCCCCCGAGCTTTATTTAAAGCGGCTTCTTGTGGGTGGTTTTGAGAGTATCTACGAGATAAACCGCAACTTCCGCAACGAGGGGATTTCCACAAGGCACAACCCCGAATTCACCATGCTTGAGCTCTACCAGGCCTATTCCGACTACTACGACATGATGGACCTCACCGAGGAGCTTATCAGTACCGTTGCCCGGGAGGTTCTCGGTACCTTCGAGGTGAAGTGCGGCGAAGAAACGCTGAGCTTTCAACCGCCCTGGCCGCGCCTTTCATTCCTCGATATCATACAGCGGAAGACTGGTGTGGACTTCAGCAAGCTCGACGCGCAAGAGGCCCGGCGGGAAGCGCGACGCCTCGGCGTAGAGGTGGGGGACAAGCTGCCCCTCTGGGGCGAATCCGTCAACGCCGTCTTCGAGGAAAAGGTGGAGCAGGAACTGCTTGAGCCGACCTTCATTATCGACTATCCCGTGGATATATCGCCGCTCGCGAAACGGAAATCGGACGACCCGCGGCTGACGTACCGGTTTGAGCTTTTCATCGCCGGGCGGGAGATCGCCAACGCCTTCTCCGAATTAAACGACCCGCTGGACCAGCGGCAGCGTTTTTTAAACCAGTTGGACAAGCGGGAAGCCGGTGACGAGGAGGCGCATATGTTCGACGAGGATTACGTCACCGCGCTCGAATACGGCATGCCGCCGGCCGGGGGACTGGGCATCGGTATCGACCGCCTGATAATGCTGTTTACCGGAGTCTCATCCATACGCGAGGTGATACTGTTCCCGCTGCACCGTCCGCGGGATTGAAACCCTTATTTTTTGCCCAAAACCATCCCGTTTGTTATAAAACCTTATCCTTCAATAAATAACAGGCGGGCAGGATATCTTTACTTACATATTCCAAGGGTTACAAAAAAGCCCTTGACACCCCTCCATATTTCGATATAATAATTCCCATATAATGTCGCATCTTGCCACACGTTAGAATATCATCGCAACCTACCAGCAATTCCATCAACCATCTTCTACAGCAACATCCGACCAACCAACCAAGAAAGAAAAGATATAATCGCCATAAGGGGTGGGGTTTTGCCTGTTTTTCCGAAAGACCCGGGGCCCGTGGATTACGGTATCTATCTCTGCTCTCCGGAGGAGTTGAAAGCCTCTTACGACCGCTGTCGCGCCTTGCAGGTGCCGGTCGAGCTCGATAAGCCGCAGAGAATTCTCCCGAAGATTGAACTTGCCAGTCGACTGGCGGCGAATTCACTGCTTCTTGTCGCTGTGGAACGCGTAATCACCCCGCATCATTATACAGGACCGCAAAATGACCACATCTATATCCTGTGCGACCGGGAATTGGTAGCGCTGAAGATCTTTGCATCGCCGGAGGTTTTAACCGCCGCCGATGATGCCGATATCAAGCCCGGAACCGTTTTCGCTAAGGAGAGTTGCGGTACCAACGCCCTAGCTCTGGCGAAAGAATATGACCGCCTTGTGGCCGTTAGAGGAGAACAACATTACTGCGCGCTTTTCAAAGACTGGTGGTGCGTCGCCGGCCCGGTGAAAGACCCCGACGGCAATACTTTAGGGTATTTTAACATCTCGATGCACGCGGAAAAAGAACTCGGTTGCACTGTGGCGTTTCTGGAAAATCTGCTCAATTCGATAAAAGAGAATTCTTAGACCTTCAGGGGACCGACGCCGGTGCCTCCCTGTTACCGGTCTTACCCCGGAAGGCGGAGCAGGAACTTACCCCACGCCAGAAAGGAGTGCTGCAACTCAAACTATTAGGGCTCCAGAACGAAGAAATCGCGGCCGAGCTTTCTCTGAGCATCCTCACGGTTGAAACACACTGCAGAAATATTTACGGCAGGCTCGGTGTCGGAAATCTTGTGGAATTACTGCGAAAGTTCCGGACAGTAGATTCTTAACCTCGTCGCCGTAGTTTTATCTCCAATTACCTGACTACAGGAACAAAAATATCTGATTTTGAGCAGAAAGATACCTGCTGGCAGGTATTGACTAAGCATACTTTGCCAAATTAAGCTATGCTTTAAATAGCGTTTCGGGATGAGTAGGATATTTTACCGAAAGGGGGTGGAAAGCATCTGCTGTATAACAGAGAGAATAAGGTGGGATCCCTCCGGTCAACCGCCTCGCAAATGGGAGACAGGGGAAGATCCGCCCTTACCCTCATAGTCATTGTACAACTGAGGGATGGTGATTT
This region includes:
- the lysS gene encoding lysine--tRNA ligase, which gives rise to MRGPEEELDELLKVRREKLEELREAGVRVYGGRYERTCSAQEVADGFAELEGKEVSVAGRLIAKRGHGKASFADLQDFSGRIQIHIRQDEVGLEGYGVFKKIDIGDILGVRGTVFRTRMGEITIGAKEITLLAKSLRPLPEKWHGLRDVELRSRQRYLDLIVNPEVKQTFVLRSKVIQAVRRFLDDRGFLEVETPMMQTIAGGAAARPFITHHNALDLKLYLRIAPELYLKRLLVGGFESIYEINRNFRNEGISTRHNPEFTMLELYQAYSDYYDMMDLTEELISTVAREVLGTFEVKCGEETLSFQPPWPRLSFLDIIQRKTGVDFSKLDAQEARREARRLGVEVGDKLPLWGESVNAVFEEKVEQELLEPTFIIDYPVDISPLAKRKSDDPRLTYRFELFIAGREIANAFSELNDPLDQRQRFLNQLDKREAGDEEAHMFDEDYVTALEYGMPPAGGLGIGIDRLIMLFTGVSSIREVILFPLHRPRD
- a CDS encoding helix-turn-helix transcriptional regulator yields the protein MLQLKLLGLQNEEIAAELSLSILTVETHCRNIYGRLGVGNLVELLRKFRTVDS